In Fibrobacter sp. UWEL, a single genomic region encodes these proteins:
- the dacB gene encoding D-alanyl-D-alanine carboxypeptidase/D-alanyl-D-alanine-endopeptidase: MKKFWMWIGLCASLFVPSFAKLNVSDFQAIVDSMVPESRFGLSVRSVKTGEELVNIRGYEKFTPASTLKTLTTATAIHYLPLDYEPKTFITLDGVQNGKVFNGVVNVRGQGDPNFSGRFYANPFHMLYAMADSIKALGIDSIKGNINLDSSYYKGPWKSNPDNWRKNFFDAWYGAEIAPLNFNDNCGLLKIKPGKKVGDPAIVTVEPDIGYTEVRNLLKTAQKPKKRRRKLKWEYALDPERNIVTVSGDFDIESDSAQVAFPIRNPVLYFDAAFKQALKDRGLTFVPAEIPEGAADSAAKMQKRFVFSAAPLLSILDEINQKSQNYHAETLLRNMGAELANDGSVEGGKTLEQKFLAEAGISGEDFEVYDGSGLSFRNRLKPSSETKLLAFMARHPKGEYYIRSFASPGVGSGSSRMKELKYPWLTQFKTGFIGEVHGLAGYIQTMDGDTLTVAMYLNETNKNPDVISKDVLDTLWMRLINQTNDNYGSLMEMKSMWQEARGIGDLPARLDFFSSKLIGRPYLLGPMGESYLGNIDSKPLVYMDSLDCVTYVEHALAMALAPSADSIFSTHQKIRYYDGQIDFSYRKHYLIADWVGAGDFARVVEMPGDTTIVRTMQKNAFFKAKNLKYLVNGVPAEDPKVDIRYLPYDKAVELMSKPYEGPLLVLGVAFISKKSIIDAYHTGFVVFIPGELPRVRHASSLKKRVVEMNMVDYLKSSKGKLPGISLFEFIQK; this comes from the coding sequence ATGAAAAAGTTTTGGATGTGGATTGGCCTGTGTGCTTCGCTGTTTGTTCCTTCTTTTGCGAAGCTGAATGTATCTGATTTTCAAGCAATTGTGGATTCCATGGTTCCGGAGTCCCGCTTTGGACTTTCTGTTCGTTCCGTAAAGACCGGGGAAGAACTGGTCAATATTCGCGGCTACGAAAAGTTCACTCCTGCCAGCACCTTGAAAACCCTAACTACTGCGACGGCCATTCATTACCTGCCCTTGGATTATGAGCCCAAAACCTTTATCACCTTGGATGGTGTGCAGAATGGTAAAGTTTTTAATGGAGTCGTGAATGTTCGCGGTCAGGGTGATCCGAATTTCTCCGGCCGTTTCTATGCCAATCCTTTTCACATGCTCTATGCCATGGCGGATTCTATCAAGGCTCTGGGCATTGATTCCATTAAGGGAAACATCAACCTGGATTCCTCTTACTACAAGGGCCCTTGGAAATCCAATCCGGACAACTGGCGCAAGAATTTTTTTGACGCTTGGTATGGTGCCGAAATTGCCCCGCTCAATTTCAATGACAACTGCGGCTTGCTGAAGATTAAGCCCGGCAAGAAAGTGGGTGATCCCGCTATTGTAACGGTGGAACCGGACATCGGGTATACCGAGGTTCGCAACTTACTGAAGACCGCTCAGAAACCTAAGAAGCGCCGCCGTAAGCTGAAGTGGGAATATGCCCTGGATCCGGAACGTAACATCGTGACGGTAAGCGGTGACTTTGATATTGAAAGTGATTCTGCTCAGGTGGCATTCCCCATCCGTAATCCGGTGCTGTATTTTGATGCCGCCTTCAAGCAGGCCTTGAAGGATCGCGGTCTCACATTTGTTCCTGCTGAAATTCCTGAAGGTGCTGCGGATAGTGCTGCAAAAATGCAGAAGCGTTTCGTCTTCTCTGCCGCTCCGCTGTTGAGCATTCTGGATGAAATCAATCAGAAGAGCCAGAACTATCATGCAGAAACCCTCTTGCGCAATATGGGAGCGGAACTTGCAAATGATGGAAGTGTGGAAGGCGGCAAGACGCTGGAACAGAAATTCCTGGCAGAAGCAGGCATTAGCGGCGAAGACTTTGAGGTGTATGACGGCAGCGGCCTTTCCTTCAGAAACCGCCTGAAGCCCTCATCCGAAACCAAGCTGTTGGCCTTCATGGCAAGACACCCCAAGGGCGAATACTACATCCGTAGTTTTGCAAGCCCGGGTGTGGGCTCTGGCAGCTCCCGCATGAAGGAACTGAAGTATCCCTGGCTCACTCAGTTCAAGACCGGCTTTATTGGCGAAGTCCACGGACTTGCCGGTTACATCCAGACCATGGATGGAGATACCCTGACGGTGGCCATGTACTTGAATGAAACCAACAAGAATCCTGACGTCATCAGTAAGGACGTTCTGGACACTTTGTGGATGCGTCTCATTAATCAGACCAATGACAATTACGGTTCCCTGATGGAAATGAAGTCCATGTGGCAGGAAGCCCGCGGCATTGGTGATTTGCCGGCCCGTCTGGATTTCTTCTCCAGTAAATTGATTGGACGTCCGTATTTGCTTGGTCCTATGGGCGAAAGCTATCTGGGTAATATCGATAGCAAACCTCTGGTGTACATGGATTCTCTGGATTGCGTTACCTACGTGGAACACGCTCTGGCAATGGCTCTTGCTCCAAGCGCTGATTCTATTTTCAGCACCCACCAGAAAATTCGTTATTACGACGGCCAGATTGATTTCAGCTACCGCAAGCATTACCTCATTGCGGACTGGGTCGGCGCAGGTGATTTCGCCCGTGTGGTTGAAATGCCGGGAGATACCACTATTGTTCGTACCATGCAGAAGAACGCTTTCTTCAAGGCGAAGAACCTGAAGTATCTGGTAAATGGCGTTCCCGCAGAAGACCCCAAGGTGGACATCCGCTACTTGCCTTATGACAAGGCCGTGGAGCTCATGAGCAAGCCTTACGAAGGCCCTCTGCTTGTGTTGGGTGTTGCCTTCATTTCCAAGAAATCCATTATCGATGCCTACCACACTGGCTTTGTGGTTTTCATTCCAGGTGAACTTCCCCGAGTCCGTCACGCTTCTTCTTTAAAGAAACGTGTGGTGGAAATGAATATGGTGGATTATCTGAAATCCAGCAAGGGCAAACTTCCTGGAATTTCCCTCTTCGAATTTATTCAGAAATAA